In one window of Thermus aquaticus DNA:
- a CDS encoding V-type ATPase subunit subunit G family protein, whose protein sequence is MGGLGLIKSLAEKEKELLARLEAAKKEAEELLKRAEAEARALLEEAEAKAKALEAQYREKEAQGTEAILARYRAQAEAEAKAVREKAGPRLEEALALVLKEVLP, encoded by the coding sequence ATGGGAGGCCTGGGACTTATAAAGAGCCTAGCGGAGAAGGAGAAGGAGCTCCTGGCCCGCCTCGAGGCCGCCAAGAAGGAGGCGGAGGAGCTCCTCAAGCGGGCGGAGGCCGAGGCTAGGGCCCTTCTGGAGGAGGCCGAGGCCAAGGCCAAGGCCCTGGAGGCCCAGTACCGCGAGAAGGAGGCCCAGGGGACCGAGGCCATCCTGGCCCGCTACCGGGCTCAGGCGGAGGCCGAGGCCAAGGCGGTCAGGGAGAAGGCCGGGCCCCGCCTGGAGGAGGCCCTGGCCCT